One region of Armigeres subalbatus isolate Guangzhou_Male chromosome 3, GZ_Asu_2, whole genome shotgun sequence genomic DNA includes:
- the LOC134225783 gene encoding aurora kinase C, whose product MSQLNKENRKLFLQPQVNGKPLTGPSAVTVGNVPSRSLKPVNPSSAGGSAAVESKSRGVFKLPPPPNNAPKKEPPQLVTKPQIIVTQPKDDPQFKVPSAPPVTGKNNCKPDLSKIPSSQQSSAGTTSAQPQQQQQSGTSSAVVSNKEKKSWTLSNFDIGKPLGRGKFGNVYLAREKETKYVIALKVLFKKEVHAQGIEHQVRREIEIQSHLRHSNILRMYGYFHDETRIYLILEYAPGGTLFSKLQTQPGNKFPEEQCAIYVNMLVSALIYLHERNVIHRDIKPENLLLGHGGELKIADFGWSVHEPTSTRTTLCGTLDYLSPEMVQGLPHTKNVDLWSLGVLAYELLVGRAPFHATSYDETYNKIMKARYVVPPEMSRPAAHLISRLLVRQPEQRLPLEHVAKHPWIALHVGSK is encoded by the exons ATGTCGCAGCTAAATAAAGAAAACCGAAAGTTATTTTTGCAGCCCCAAGTAAACGGCAAACCTCTGACAGGCCCGAGTGCAGTAACGGTTGGGAACGTGCCTTCCCGATCGCTGAAACCAGTTAATCCTTCCTCTGCTGGTGGCTCGGCTGCAGTTGAATCCAAATCTCGGGGCGTATTCAAATTACCACCACCTCCAAATAACGCACCAAAAAAG GAACCCCCGCAGCTTGTTACAAAACCGCAGATTATTGTAACTCAACCTAAAGATGATCCGCAGTTCAAAGTACCGTCAGCACCACCAGTGACAGGAAAGAATAACTGCAAACCAGATTTGTCTAAAATCCCAAGCTCGCAACAAAGCTCTGCGGGAACCACATCGGCACAAccgcaacagcagcagcaatcCGGCACCAGCAGTGCTGTGGTGTCGAACAAGGAGAAGAAGAGCTGGACACTCAGTAACTTTGATATAGGAAAACCATTGGGAAGAGGAAAGTTTGGTAATGTTTATCTGGCTCGTGAGAAGGAAACCAAATATGTGATCGCACTGAAAGTGCTCTTCAAAAAAGAAGTCCACGCTCAGGGAATTGAACATCAG GTGCGGCGTGAAATTGAGATCCAATCTCATCTGCGGCACTCGAACATTCTCCGTATGTACGGATACTTCCACGATGAAACCAGAATTTATCTCATTCTGGAATATGCACCGGGAGGAACGCTGTTCAGCAAATTACAAACACAGCCCGGTAATAAATTCCCTGAAGAGCAGTGTGCAATCTACGTTAATATGTTGGTATCGGCTCTGATATACCTGCACGAGCGGAACGTCATTCACAGAGACATCAAACCGGAGAATCTACTATTGGGTCACGGAGGAGAGCTAAAAATAGCCGATTTTGGATGGTCGGTTCATGAGCCAACTTCAACCAGAACTACACTCTGTGGAACTTTGGACTATCTCTCACCGGAAATGGTGCAGGGACTGCCTCACACGAAAAACGTCGATCTGTGGAGTCTGGGTGTGTTGGCATATGAGTTGCTCGTGGGTCGGGCTCCGTTCCATGCCACCAGCTATGATGAAACGTACAACAAAATAATGAAGGCACGCTACGTGGTCCCTCCAGAGATGTCCCGCCCGGCAGCACATTTGATTTCGCGACTGTTAGTTAGACAACCGGAGCAGCGCCTACCATTGGAGCATGTTGCAAAACATCCCTGGATTGCGCTGCACGTCGGGTCGAAATAG